A region of Moorena producens PAL-8-15-08-1 DNA encodes the following proteins:
- the xth gene encoding exodeoxyribonuclease III has translation MKIATWNVNSIRSRQAQVIDWLQRTQVDVLCLQETKVVDAQFPRSLFEELGYYLYVSGQKSYNGVAIFSRKPATEVTTGFAAVLDTVQVGDLDEQKRVISATVDGVRIVNLYVPNGASVNSEKYDYKLRWLKILRDYLHSILQEQSHELCVCGDFNIAPEDRDIHDPKGKEKHIMASPVERQALQSVLDLGLADAFRKFTKEGGNFSWWDYRTRAFRGNRGWRIDHIYLTPNLYNQAISCTIDIEPRKLDKPSDHAPVIVNL, from the coding sequence ATGAAAATCGCTACCTGGAACGTCAACTCAATTCGGAGTCGCCAAGCTCAAGTAATAGATTGGTTGCAACGGACCCAAGTAGATGTACTTTGCCTGCAAGAAACTAAAGTAGTCGATGCCCAGTTTCCGCGATCGCTTTTTGAAGAATTAGGGTATTACCTTTATGTTTCTGGGCAAAAATCCTATAACGGTGTAGCCATCTTTAGCCGAAAACCAGCCACAGAAGTAACTACTGGCTTTGCTGCGGTGTTGGATACAGTTCAGGTCGGTGACTTAGATGAACAAAAGCGAGTGATTAGCGCTACAGTAGATGGCGTCCGCATTGTTAACCTCTATGTTCCCAATGGGGCTTCGGTGAACAGTGAGAAGTATGACTACAAGCTACGTTGGCTGAAGATACTGCGGGACTATTTACACAGTATCCTACAAGAACAGTCCCATGAACTTTGTGTATGTGGGGACTTTAATATTGCCCCAGAAGACCGGGATATCCATGATCCTAAAGGCAAAGAAAAGCATATCATGGCGTCCCCAGTAGAACGTCAAGCCCTACAATCTGTCTTAGACCTAGGTTTAGCAGATGCCTTTCGCAAATTTACCAAAGAAGGGGGTAATTTTAGTTGGTGGGACTATCGCACCCGTGCTTTTCGGGGTAATCGGGGTTGGCGCATTGACCATATCTACCTAACCCCCAATCTTTACAATCAAGCGATTAGTTGTACCATTGACATAGAACCGAGAAAACTAGATAAACCTAGTGACCATGCCCCTGTAATCGTCAACTTATAG
- a CDS encoding response regulator — MSKYSQPQAERFDVSSDVSTVPLKTDPLRTISKTDPHQCSLITDLANCLPKSELRTHHSRLISFDSSGARPMYNPLVNVLLVDDDEDDYILTRDLLSENRRARFSLTWVATYAKGLEMIAQNQHDVYLLDYRLGEHNGLELLGEAIARGCTAPIILLTAQGDHEVDMEAMKAGAADYLDKSQLRAPLLERSIRYALERQQAQQKIREQAALLDVATDAILVRNLDNTISFWNKGAECLYGWQAAEVIGKKEHLLLYEQAPADLAEADQSVAKTGEWYGELNQVTKDGKEIIVESRWTLVQNPQGQAKSILIVNTNITEKKQLETQFLHAQRMESIGTLAGGIAHDLNNLLAPILMSAQLLQLKISDQRHVQLLKTVENNARRGAGLVKQVLSFARGVTGQRTVLQVRHLIREIRHIILETFPRSIELSTDIDPNLWSVSGDATQLHQVLMNLCINARDAMVDGGTLTLSAQNIFLDQNYARMHIDAYVGPYIVVTVADTGIGIPLKIQPRIFEPFFTTKEIGQGTGLGLSTVRGIVKSHGGFVNVYSEVGVGTHFKVYLPAVEHSPIPVEEELKLPTGNGELILVVDDEAAIGEITKTSLENYGYRVMSSRDGREAIALYRQHQDDISLVLMDMMMPVMDGPATILRLQEINSEIKIIGISGLPISDKVDAAAEAGVKTFLSKPYTAKELLQAIDRVLKGR; from the coding sequence ATGAGTAAATACTCACAACCGCAAGCTGAACGTTTTGATGTTTCTTCTGATGTTTCTACTGTACCACTAAAGACTGATCCACTCAGGACTATTTCCAAAACCGACCCTCATCAATGTTCGTTGATCACAGACCTGGCAAATTGCTTACCCAAATCAGAACTCAGAACTCACCACTCTCGACTAATTTCCTTCGATTCCTCTGGTGCCAGACCAATGTACAACCCTTTGGTTAATGTATTACTCGTTGATGATGACGAAGATGACTATATTCTAACTCGTGATTTACTGTCGGAAAACCGGAGGGCTAGATTTAGCTTGACTTGGGTGGCAACCTATGCTAAGGGCTTAGAAATGATTGCTCAGAACCAGCATGATGTTTATCTACTGGACTACCGTCTTGGTGAGCATAATGGACTTGAACTCCTGGGTGAAGCCATTGCCAGGGGGTGTACAGCACCGATTATCCTCCTCACTGCCCAGGGAGACCATGAGGTTGACATGGAAGCAATGAAAGCTGGGGCAGCAGATTACCTGGATAAGAGTCAGCTCAGAGCACCTTTACTAGAGCGTTCCATCCGCTATGCCCTTGAGCGCCAGCAAGCCCAACAAAAAATTCGGGAACAAGCGGCTTTGTTGGATGTGGCAACCGATGCCATTCTGGTTCGGAATCTAGACAATACTATCTCATTTTGGAATAAAGGGGCCGAGTGTCTCTATGGTTGGCAGGCAGCAGAAGTGATTGGGAAAAAAGAGCATCTACTGCTGTACGAACAAGCACCAGCTGACCTAGCCGAGGCAGACCAAAGTGTTGCCAAAACAGGGGAGTGGTATGGTGAGTTGAATCAAGTCACCAAAGATGGCAAAGAAATTATTGTTGAAAGTCGCTGGACTTTGGTGCAAAATCCTCAGGGACAGGCCAAATCAATCTTGATTGTCAATACTAATATAACTGAGAAGAAACAACTGGAAACTCAGTTTCTCCACGCTCAGCGCATGGAGAGCATTGGTACCTTAGCTGGGGGCATTGCCCATGACCTGAACAACTTATTAGCTCCTATTCTAATGTCCGCTCAACTGTTGCAGCTTAAAATCTCAGATCAGCGGCATGTGCAACTCCTAAAAACTGTAGAGAATAATGCTAGGCGCGGGGCTGGTTTAGTCAAGCAAGTTTTATCGTTTGCTCGGGGTGTTACAGGTCAACGAACGGTTTTACAAGTCAGGCATTTGATTCGGGAAATTCGCCACATTATCCTAGAAACATTTCCCAGATCCATTGAACTGTCTACGGATATCGACCCCAATCTTTGGTCTGTATCTGGCGATGCCACACAACTGCACCAAGTGTTGATGAACCTCTGCATCAATGCTCGTGATGCGATGGTTGATGGTGGAACCTTGACATTGTCTGCCCAAAATATTTTTTTAGATCAAAACTATGCCAGGATGCATATTGATGCTTATGTCGGTCCCTACATTGTGGTGACCGTTGCTGATACTGGCATTGGTATTCCCTTGAAAATACAGCCAAGAATTTTCGAGCCATTTTTCACTACAAAAGAAATCGGTCAAGGTACAGGACTGGGTTTGTCTACGGTCAGAGGTATTGTTAAAAGTCACGGCGGTTTTGTGAATGTGTATAGTGAAGTGGGCGTAGGTACTCACTTCAAAGTATATTTGCCAGCAGTAGAACACTCTCCAATTCCTGTCGAGGAAGAACTAAAACTACCGACAGGAAACGGTGAGTTGATTTTAGTGGTGGATGACGAAGCGGCTATTGGTGAGATTACCAAGACTTCCTTAGAAAACTATGGCTATAGGGTGATGAGTAGCAGGGATGGTAGGGAAGCGATCGCACTCTATAGGCAACATCAGGATGATATTAGCTTGGTGCTGATGGATATGATGATGCCAGTTATGGATGGACCAGCAACTATCCTTCGATTGCAAGAAATTAACTCCGAGATCAAAATTATTGGCATCAGTGGGTTGCCTATCAGTGATAAAGTCGATGCGGCGGCTGAAGCTGGGGTTAAGACCTTTTTGTCTAAGCCTTACACCGCTAAGGAATTATTGCAGGCTATTGATCGTGTGCTTAAAGGTCGTTAA